Sequence from the Caballeronia sp. SL2Y3 genome:
GGCACCTTGACGTTGAAGTCGAAGCTCGTGCCGTGAGCCGGGTCGATACGCAGCGTGTAGACGTTCGGCGTCAGCTCGTCGACGGGCGTGTCGCGGAACAGCCGGAACGGAACCGCCTTCAGTTGCACCGATATCTCCGTTCGGCGCTCCGTCAGCCGCTTGCCGGTGCGCAGATAGAACGGCACGCCGGCCCAGCGCCAGTTCTCGATGAAGACGCGCGCCGCCGCATACGTTTCGGTGCGGCTGTCCTTCGCGACGCCCGGCTCTTCGCGATAACCCGGTCCCGCCGCGCCGGCCTCATATTGCCCGAACACCACGTCGCGCGCCGTGAGCGGCTTCATCGCGTCGAAGACTTCGGCCTTCTTGTCGCGCACGGCCTCGGCGTCGAAGGAATTAGGCGGTTCCATCGCCACCATGCCGAGCAGCTGGAAGAGATGGTTCGGCACCATGTCGCGGAACGCGCCCGTCTGCTCGTAAAAACTGCCGCGCCCTTCCACGCCGATGGTCTCCGACGCCGTGATCTGCACGTGATCGATGTATTCGCGCCGCCAGACCGGCTCGAACATGGCGTTCGCGAAGCGCACGGCAAGAATGCTCTGCACCGTGTCCTTGCCGAGAAAATGGTCGATGCGATAAATCTGCGATTCCTTCGCATACGCGAGGATGCAGCGATTGAGCGCCTGCGCCGAAGCGAGGTCGGTGCCGAACGGCTTTTCGATGACGAGCCGCCTGAACGCGCCGTCTTGCTCCGTAAGCAGCCCGGCGCGCCCGAGATGTTCCGCGATCGGCGCAAAGAACCGCGCGCTCACGGCGAGATAGAACACGACATTGCGGCTCTTCATCTCGGTGAGACGCGCTTCGAGCCGCGCGAAGGTTTCCTCGTC
This genomic interval carries:
- the zwf gene encoding glucose-6-phosphate dehydrogenase — its product is MPNDADNSNQASASKPSSASPAAKRRAPACTLVIFGAGGDLTRRLLMPALYNLSADGLLDDDMQIIGVNHGERETSAWRDELTESLRKFAADKASTFHTSKLNEDAWNRVANKLEYFAGEFDDEETFARLEARLTEMKSRNVVFYLAVSARFFAPIAEHLGRAGLLTEQDGAFRRLVIEKPFGTDLASAQALNRCILAYAKESQIYRIDHFLGKDTVQSILAVRFANAMFEPVWRREYIDHVQITASETIGVEGRGSFYEQTGAFRDMVPNHLFQLLGMVAMEPPNSFDAEAVRDKKAEVFDAMKPLTARDVVFGQYEAGAAGPGYREEPGVAKDSRTETYAAARVFIENWRWAGVPFYLRTGKRLTERRTEISVQLKAVPFRLFRDTPVDELTPNVYTLRIDPAHGTSFDFNVKVPGPVMQMGAVRSAFDYGDFFAERANVGYETLLYDCMLGDETLFQRADSIETAWAAVERVLHPESDLPVHGYAAGSAGPEEADRLLAEDGRAWRPLTDTLKKN